In Shewanella sp. GD04112, the following proteins share a genomic window:
- a CDS encoding LysR substrate-binding domain-containing protein yields MAQFIHAWLPNWLGAPYVETGKLELVMDSHRVQPIDIHVVWPKTKYLPQRTRLLIDSLSEQVPLLMG; encoded by the coding sequence GTGGCTCAATTTATTCATGCGTGGTTACCTAATTGGTTAGGGGCTCCCTACGTAGAAACAGGCAAACTAGAATTGGTGATGGACAGCCATCGAGTGCAGCCGATTGATATTCATGTCGTTTGGCCTAAGACTAAATATCTACCGCAGCGAACTCGTTTGCTCATTGATTCACTTTCCGAGCAAGTACCACTGTTGATGGGGTAA
- a CDS encoding IS481 family transposase, producing MLHTNNPIIKHKAGLLNLAEELGNVSRACKVMGLSRDTFYRYQELVENGGVESLINQSRRTPNLKNRVDDVTENAVLTHAIAFPAHGQSRTSNELRKQGVFVSASGVRSIWLRHGLENFKKRLKALEAKVEREGIILSDEQVAALERKQQDDEACGEIETHHPGYLGSQDTFYVGNLKGVGRIYQQTFVDTYSKVAFAKLYTTKTPITSADLLNDRVLPFFEAQALPMLRILTDRGTEYCGKVEQHDYQLYLAINDIEHTKTKARHPQTNGICERFHKTILNEFYQVTFRKKLYGNMEELQKDLDEWLAYYNNERTHQGKMCCGRTPMTTLIDGKRVWAEKNLAQI from the coding sequence ATGCTTCATACTAACAATCCCATCATTAAACACAAAGCGGGTTTACTCAATCTCGCTGAAGAATTAGGAAACGTGTCTAGAGCGTGTAAAGTCATGGGGCTTTCCCGTGATACTTTCTATCGCTATCAAGAGCTGGTTGAAAACGGCGGCGTTGAGTCGTTGATCAATCAGTCTAGAAGAACACCTAATCTCAAGAATCGTGTCGATGATGTCACTGAAAATGCCGTCTTAACGCATGCTATCGCGTTTCCAGCCCATGGACAGTCTCGCACGAGTAATGAGCTTCGAAAACAAGGGGTATTTGTCTCTGCCAGTGGCGTGCGCTCCATTTGGTTACGGCATGGCTTAGAGAACTTTAAAAAGCGATTAAAAGCCCTCGAAGCCAAAGTCGAGCGAGAAGGGATAATCCTGTCGGATGAACAAGTTGCTGCCCTTGAGCGTAAGCAGCAAGACGATGAAGCCTGCGGTGAAATAGAAACGCATCATCCTGGTTATCTCGGCTCGCAGGATACCTTCTACGTTGGCAATCTAAAGGGCGTAGGCCGGATATATCAGCAAACTTTTGTCGATACCTACAGCAAAGTTGCTTTCGCGAAACTGTATACCACGAAAACCCCAATCACCTCGGCCGATTTACTCAACGACAGAGTTTTACCGTTCTTTGAAGCACAGGCGCTGCCCATGTTGCGCATCTTGACTGACCGAGGAACCGAATACTGTGGCAAAGTGGAACAGCACGACTATCAGCTGTATTTAGCGATAAACGATATAGAACACACTAAGACGAAGGCACGACACCCACAAACGAATGGCATTTGCGAACGGTTCCATAAAACCATTTTGAATGAGTTTTATCAGGTGACTTTCCGCAAAAAACTCTATGGCAACATGGAGGAACTACAGAAAGATCTGGACGAATGGCTGGCTTATTACAACAATGAACGAACCCATCAAGGTAAAATGTGCTGTGGTAGAACACCAATGACCACATTAATCGATGGGAAACGGGTTTGGGCTGAAAAGAATTTAGCTCAAATCTAA
- the ltrA gene encoding group II intron reverse transcriptase/maturase yields MPNLSVFTTSPDDYYQQRISQQPAFSSNLFQQLLEPENLHRAWRQVKANKGAAGIDGMTIEAFPRWMQQGGWQQCKSQLERGEYQPAAVRRVEIDKPDGGKRKLGIPTVIDRVIQQAIAQILTPLFDHDFSVNSFGFRPNRNAQQAVLQVRDIIKQKRKFAVDVDLSKFFDRVNHDLLMTQLRSKVQDKRLLALIGKYLRAGVMVNDQFEASFEGVPQGGPLSPLLSNIMLDRLDKELESRGHHFARYADDFIILVKSQRAGERVLKSITRYLDSKLKLIVNEHKSQVVKVGQSKFLGFTFNRGKIQWHDNTLHIFKQKIRRLTNRNWGVSMSYQLFKLRQYMQGWINYFGIANAYQGCVDLDHWIRRRVRMCYWRQWRKPRTKVQNLLKRGVRIQAAVACGITSKGPWRSSKTPGIQQALSNEYLMKAGLYSLREGWIAVHYPNQKTG; encoded by the coding sequence TTGCCAAACTTGTCGGTATTCACTACGTCGCCAGACGATTACTATCAACAGCGTATTAGCCAGCAACCAGCCTTCAGCAGCAATCTATTTCAGCAACTACTCGAACCTGAGAATCTACACCGAGCTTGGCGACAAGTTAAAGCCAATAAAGGCGCGGCGGGCATCGACGGCATGACCATTGAAGCCTTCCCGCGCTGGATGCAACAAGGCGGCTGGCAACAGTGTAAATCTCAGCTTGAGCGAGGAGAATATCAACCCGCAGCGGTCAGGCGTGTAGAGATCGATAAACCCGATGGCGGTAAACGCAAATTGGGGATCCCCACAGTGATTGATCGTGTGATACAACAAGCAATCGCCCAGATACTCACGCCATTGTTTGACCATGACTTTTCTGTGAATAGCTTCGGCTTTAGGCCGAACAGAAATGCCCAACAGGCGGTGCTGCAAGTCAGGGATATCATCAAACAGAAGCGCAAATTTGCTGTTGATGTTGATCTGTCCAAGTTCTTTGACCGCGTCAACCACGATCTGTTGATGACTCAGTTAAGGAGTAAGGTGCAGGATAAGCGTCTGCTGGCACTTATTGGCAAATACCTACGAGCGGGCGTCATGGTCAACGACCAATTTGAAGCAAGCTTCGAAGGTGTCCCTCAGGGCGGCCCACTCTCACCATTACTATCAAATATCATGCTGGATAGGTTGGATAAAGAATTGGAAAGCCGAGGACATCACTTTGCCCGCTACGCTGATGACTTTATCATCTTGGTGAAGTCTCAACGGGCGGGAGAACGTGTTCTCAAGAGTATTACTCGTTATCTTGATTCGAAGCTAAAACTGATCGTTAACGAGCATAAAAGCCAAGTGGTTAAGGTAGGCCAAAGCAAGTTCCTTGGTTTTACCTTTAACCGAGGAAAGATCCAATGGCATGACAACACGTTGCACATTTTCAAACAAAAGATACGACGACTGACGAACCGCAACTGGGGAGTCAGTATGAGCTATCAACTGTTTAAACTGCGGCAATACATGCAAGGTTGGATCAATTACTTCGGCATAGCCAACGCTTATCAAGGGTGCGTCGATTTAGACCACTGGATCCGCCGCCGAGTGCGTATGTGCTACTGGCGTCAGTGGAGAAAACCACGGACTAAGGTGCAGAATCTACTTAAACGAGGGGTCAGGATCCAAGCAGCCGTTGCTTGTGGGATCACAAGTAAAGGCCCTTGGCGTAGTTCGAAAACACCAGGAATACAGCAAGCACTGAGTAACGAGTACCTAATGAAAGCTGGATTGTATTCACTAAGAGAGGGATGGATTGCTGTTCACTATCCTAACCAGAAAACAGGTTAG